From the genome of Bordetella sp. H567, one region includes:
- a CDS encoding acetolactate synthase large subunit: MNGAESLVHTLLKSGIDTCFANPGTSEMHFVSALDRIPGMRCVLALAEGVVTGAADGYARMADRPAATLLHCGPGLANGLANLHNARRANSPIVNIVGEQATHHRPLDAPLTADTEGWARPVSAWTRTATDAATLGLDAAAAVQAARMAPGQIATLIAPSDTCWNPGGVVAEPLAPPPAPRVDEGAISAVARVLRGGEPALLFIGNSALRAGPLATAGRIAHKTGVRVMAPTSNRRVERGAGRYPVARLPYAVEPAVAALKGIKHLILVGAKAPVAFFAYPDKPAVMYPEDCIVHVLAREDQDLPDALSRLAQALDARTDAPVAERVAMAPARGAVTSEAVAQTVSALLPENAVIVDEGVSFGRAFYPGTANTVPHDWLQITGGAIGNGLPLATGAAIGAPGRRIVSLQADGSAMYTVQALWTQAREQLDVTTVILANRKYAILLGELQGVGAAAGKTAIDMLDLTRPNLEWVKIANGMGVEAAQADTMEAFADLFATANRRKGPFLIELVI; this comes from the coding sequence ATGAACGGCGCCGAAAGCCTGGTCCACACGCTGCTGAAAAGCGGCATCGATACCTGCTTCGCCAATCCCGGCACCAGCGAAATGCACTTCGTCTCGGCGCTGGACCGCATCCCCGGCATGCGTTGCGTGCTGGCCCTCGCCGAAGGCGTGGTCACGGGCGCCGCGGACGGTTATGCCCGCATGGCCGACAGGCCGGCCGCCACGCTGCTGCATTGCGGGCCGGGCCTGGCCAACGGGCTGGCGAACCTGCACAACGCCCGGCGCGCCAATTCGCCCATCGTCAATATCGTCGGCGAGCAGGCCACCCACCATCGCCCGCTCGATGCCCCCTTGACGGCGGACACGGAGGGTTGGGCGCGGCCCGTTTCCGCCTGGACGCGCACCGCCACGGACGCCGCCACCCTGGGCCTGGACGCCGCTGCCGCCGTGCAGGCCGCGCGCATGGCGCCGGGCCAGATTGCCACGCTGATCGCCCCGTCCGATACCTGCTGGAATCCCGGCGGCGTCGTGGCGGAACCCCTGGCACCGCCGCCGGCGCCGCGCGTCGACGAAGGAGCCATATCGGCCGTGGCCCGCGTGCTGCGCGGCGGCGAACCGGCCCTGCTGTTCATCGGCAATTCGGCCCTGCGCGCCGGCCCCCTGGCCACCGCCGGGCGCATCGCGCACAAGACCGGCGTGCGGGTCATGGCGCCTACTTCCAACCGGCGCGTCGAACGCGGCGCCGGCCGCTATCCCGTGGCCCGCCTGCCCTATGCGGTCGAACCGGCCGTGGCGGCGCTCAAGGGCATCAAGCACCTGATCCTGGTGGGCGCCAAGGCGCCGGTGGCCTTCTTCGCCTATCCCGACAAGCCCGCGGTGATGTACCCGGAGGATTGCATCGTGCACGTGCTGGCGCGCGAAGACCAGGACTTGCCGGACGCACTGTCGCGCCTGGCGCAGGCCCTGGATGCCCGCACGGATGCCCCCGTGGCCGAACGCGTCGCGATGGCGCCGGCGCGCGGCGCGGTCACGTCGGAGGCCGTGGCCCAGACGGTCTCCGCCCTGCTGCCGGAGAACGCCGTCATCGTCGACGAGGGCGTGAGCTTCGGCCGCGCCTTCTATCCCGGCACCGCCAATACGGTGCCGCACGACTGGCTGCAGATCACGGGCGGCGCCATCGGCAACGGCCTGCCGCTGGCCACCGGCGCGGCCATCGGCGCGCCCGGCCGGCGCATCGTATCGCTGCAGGCGGACGGCTCGGCCATGTACACCGTGCAGGCGCTATGGACCCAGGCACGCGAGCAGCTGGACGTGACCACCGTCATCCTGGCCAACCGCAAATACGCGATCCTGCTGGGCGAACTGCAAGGGGTGGGCGCGGCAGCCGGCAAGACGGCCATCGACATGCTGGACCTGACCCGTCCCAACCTGGAATGGGTCAAGATCGCCAACGGCATGGGCGTGGAGGCCGCGCAGGCGGACACCATGGAAGCATTCGCCGACCTGTTCGCCACGGCGAATCGCCGCAAGGGACCCTTCCTGATCGAGCTGGTCATCTAA
- a CDS encoding YhdP family protein encodes MRLPIKFLRGLLWSFWIVYVAAAVGLLGLRYFVLPRIDQWRPQIERYASEAIGAPVRIGHIAADWRGMNPRLALADVEISDGQGAAVLTLPAVDAVLAWRSILNREPRLVYLQADGLDLALRRDRDDRLWVAGQSVDLSGADDSDASRSVALRWLARQREIVLRHATVRWVDESRAAPELVLQDASFVMLNGALSHRFALQARPPASLAAALSLRGEWERSLFSRHPSDLASWHGQVYAEMADGEPSAWTPWVAMPPLQGRMAARAWLQVDGRKLGTVAMDLVARRLGWRWQDGVVASAGLVRARLEGLPGDLARAGQHPALARSANGNGLVLRGQASDVRAELPGIFEQPVLALANASVDTTVHRARTGVLGLELRDLQAANDDLDIRLQGSWEARGETDAGTADVRGTLQRATMSAIHRYLPLTVSEDARDWLAQALQAGVVRDAALVLQGDLNQFPYTEPGQNGRFHIGGPFVGATVDYAPAAKDRKAWPAILGMDGAFAIDGAALTLEGKPGGVLRPADARDTPLRLGAIKASIPNMEDNAELYLQGQVQGAVPSFLSTANTSPLGALLENRLAQARGTGDWSVALALRVPLLHTDDTTVDGSLSFKDNDFTLYPEWPALTQLRGMLEFTEKDLRARGVQAQFLGGPLKIDGGLLDARNGLRFDGQLTGAALAQLVRAPAMSRFSGRTAVRGKLLYIRGGRIDVTLESDLAGMAIDMPAPVGKPASAVMPLRLQWSPATNPGSRDRDWLTASLGENINLLLERDPAEKRWTFARGALGANQPATLPTQGMSVRLKLPDIDVDGWQDVADGFEIPPSNAPKGRRAPDTPLLPPPDQIALDTPQLHVAGVILNDLKLYAVRPAPAQWRVDLQSKQAAGAISWREASGAIAGQVTARFKYLSFGKEGEEKPTDDTSSGDDLKDIPAVDLQADVLRFYGKDLGSLRIVGTNVERGQRWRLDTLRIANDNASLDATGFWRLSGRERGLTVDASLKWGDFGKLLARLGWQDVAAGGAGSAEGKLTWYDLPWSYNVAALDGNLALRMDKGRLIHVNSRTGRLLELLSMQSLQRLAKLELNPANLFRDGFPFDTIRARFNVSKGVIRTDDYKINGPVAAIVLSGTTSIIDETWNMKAVVVPNLDASGAAVATALAVNPLLGLGAFVTQWLLKYPLSRAMTVQYAVTGPWNDPKVAPIDGPLPAAATTEPEAALPRDPIEH; translated from the coding sequence GTGCGTCTGCCCATCAAATTCCTCCGCGGTCTGCTCTGGAGCTTCTGGATCGTTTATGTCGCCGCCGCGGTGGGTTTGCTGGGGCTGCGCTATTTCGTGCTGCCCCGCATCGACCAATGGCGCCCGCAGATCGAACGCTACGCCAGCGAGGCGATCGGCGCCCCGGTGCGCATCGGCCACATCGCGGCGGACTGGCGCGGCATGAATCCGCGCCTGGCCCTGGCGGACGTCGAAATCAGCGACGGCCAGGGGGCCGCCGTCCTGACGCTGCCCGCCGTGGACGCCGTGCTGGCATGGCGCAGCATCCTGAATCGCGAGCCGCGGCTGGTGTACCTGCAGGCCGACGGCCTGGACCTGGCCTTGCGCCGCGACCGCGACGACCGGCTGTGGGTGGCCGGGCAGTCCGTCGATCTCTCGGGCGCGGACGACAGCGATGCCAGCCGCTCCGTCGCCCTGCGCTGGCTTGCCCGCCAGCGCGAGATCGTCCTGCGGCACGCCACGGTGCGCTGGGTGGACGAATCGCGCGCGGCGCCGGAACTGGTGCTGCAGGACGCCAGCTTCGTCATGCTGAACGGCGCGCTGTCGCATCGCTTCGCCTTGCAGGCCCGGCCGCCCGCCAGCCTGGCGGCGGCGCTGAGCCTGCGCGGCGAATGGGAGCGCTCGCTGTTCAGCCGCCACCCCAGCGACCTGGCCAGCTGGCACGGACAGGTGTATGCCGAGATGGCCGACGGCGAGCCGTCCGCGTGGACGCCCTGGGTGGCGATGCCACCGCTGCAAGGCCGCATGGCCGCCCGCGCGTGGCTGCAGGTCGATGGCCGCAAGCTGGGTACGGTCGCCATGGACCTGGTCGCGCGGCGGTTGGGGTGGCGCTGGCAGGATGGCGTGGTGGCGTCGGCGGGCCTGGTCCGGGCACGCCTGGAAGGTTTGCCCGGCGATCTCGCCAGGGCGGGACAGCATCCCGCCCTGGCCCGCAGCGCGAACGGTAATGGGCTCGTCTTGCGCGGCCAGGCCAGCGATGTCAGGGCGGAACTACCGGGCATATTCGAACAGCCCGTACTCGCGTTGGCCAACGCCAGCGTCGACACTACGGTGCACCGGGCGCGCACCGGCGTGCTGGGCCTGGAACTGCGCGATCTGCAGGCCGCGAACGACGACCTCGACATACGTCTGCAGGGCAGCTGGGAGGCGCGCGGCGAAACGGATGCCGGCACGGCCGACGTCCGCGGCACCCTGCAGCGGGCGACCATGAGCGCCATCCATCGCTACCTGCCCCTGACGGTGTCCGAGGACGCGCGGGACTGGCTGGCGCAAGCGCTGCAAGCCGGTGTCGTGCGCGACGCGGCCCTGGTGCTGCAGGGCGACCTGAACCAGTTTCCTTACACCGAGCCGGGCCAGAACGGCCGCTTCCATATCGGCGGTCCCTTCGTGGGCGCGACGGTGGACTACGCGCCGGCCGCGAAGGACCGCAAGGCCTGGCCCGCGATACTGGGCATGGACGGTGCCTTCGCCATCGACGGCGCCGCCTTGACCCTGGAGGGCAAGCCGGGCGGCGTGCTGCGGCCCGCCGATGCGCGGGATACCCCGCTGCGCCTGGGCGCGATCAAGGCCAGCATTCCCAACATGGAAGACAACGCCGAGCTCTATCTGCAGGGGCAGGTCCAGGGGGCGGTCCCGTCCTTCCTGTCCACGGCCAATACGTCGCCGTTGGGCGCCTTGCTGGAGAACCGGCTGGCGCAGGCGCGTGGTACGGGCGACTGGAGCGTCGCCCTGGCGCTGCGCGTGCCCTTGCTGCACACCGACGATACGACGGTGGACGGCTCGCTGTCCTTCAAAGATAACGACTTCACGCTGTATCCGGAGTGGCCCGCGCTGACGCAACTGCGCGGCATGCTGGAATTCACCGAAAAAGACCTGCGGGCGCGAGGCGTACAGGCGCAGTTCCTGGGCGGGCCGTTGAAGATCGACGGCGGGCTGCTGGACGCCCGCAACGGCCTGCGCTTCGACGGCCAGCTGACCGGCGCCGCGCTGGCGCAACTGGTGCGCGCGCCCGCGATGTCGCGCTTTTCCGGCCGCACGGCGGTGCGGGGCAAGCTGCTGTACATACGCGGTGGCCGCATCGACGTCACGCTGGAATCCGATCTGGCCGGCATGGCCATCGATATGCCGGCGCCCGTGGGCAAACCGGCCTCGGCCGTGATGCCGCTGCGCCTGCAGTGGAGTCCGGCCACGAACCCTGGCAGCCGGGACCGCGATTGGCTGACCGCCAGCCTGGGTGAAAACATCAACCTGCTGCTGGAACGCGATCCGGCCGAAAAGCGCTGGACGTTCGCGCGCGGCGCCCTGGGCGCCAACCAGCCCGCCACCTTGCCCACGCAGGGGATGAGCGTGCGCCTGAAGCTGCCGGACATCGACGTGGACGGCTGGCAGGATGTCGCGGACGGCTTCGAGATACCCCCGTCCAACGCCCCCAAGGGCCGGCGCGCCCCCGATACGCCGCTGCTTCCGCCGCCGGACCAGATCGCGCTGGATACGCCGCAGCTGCACGTGGCCGGCGTGATCTTGAACGACTTGAAGCTCTACGCGGTGCGGCCGGCGCCGGCGCAGTGGCGTGTAGACCTCCAGTCCAAGCAGGCCGCGGGGGCAATCTCCTGGCGCGAGGCTTCCGGCGCCATTGCCGGCCAGGTCACGGCCCGCTTCAAATACCTGTCCTTCGGCAAGGAAGGAGAAGAGAAACCGACGGACGATACCTCGTCCGGCGACGACCTCAAGGACATTCCGGCGGTGGACCTGCAGGCCGACGTGCTGCGCTTCTACGGCAAGGACCTGGGCAGCCTGCGCATCGTGGGCACGAATGTGGAGCGCGGACAGCGCTGGCGCCTGGATACGCTGCGCATCGCCAACGATAATGCGTCGCTGGACGCCACGGGCTTCTGGCGCCTGAGCGGGCGCGAGCGCGGCCTGACCGTCGATGCATCGCTGAAATGGGGCGACTTCGGCAAGCTACTGGCCCGGCTGGGCTGGCAGGACGTGGCCGCCGGCGGCGCGGGTTCGGCGGAAGGCAAGCTGACGTGGTACGACCTGCCGTGGTCCTACAACGTGGCCGCGCTGGACGGCAACCTGGCGCTGCGCATGGACAAGGGCCGGCTGATCCACGTCAATTCGCGGACGGGGCGGCTACTGGAGCTCTTGTCCATGCAGTCGCTGCAGCGGCTGGCCAAACTGGAATTGAATCCGGCCAACCTGTTCCGCGACGGTTTTCCCTTCGATACGATACGCGCCCGCTTCAACGTATCCAAGGGCGTGATCCGCACCGATGACTACAAGATCAACGGGCCCGTTGCCGCCATCGTCCTGTCCGGGACGACCAGCATCATCGATGAAACCTGGAATATGAAGGCCGTGGTGGTGCCCAACCTGGACGCCAGCGGCGCGGCGGTCGCGACGGCGCTGGCGGTGAATCCGCTGCTGGGCTTGGGCGCCTTCGTCACGCAGTGGCTGCTGAAGTACCCGCTGTCGCGGGCCATGACGGTGCAGTACGCGGTGACGGGGCCCTGGAACGACCCCAAGGTCGCGCCCATCGACGGCCCGCTACCGGCCGCCGCGACGACCGAGCCCGAAGCGGCGCTTCCCCGAGACCCGATCGAACACTAA
- the rho gene encoding transcription termination factor Rho encodes MHLNELKAQHVSKLLELAASLEIENANRLRKQELMFAIMKKRAKQGEQIFGDGVLEVLPDGFGFLRSPDTSYLASTDDIYISPSQIRRFNLHTGDSIEGEVRTPKDGERYFALVKVDKVNGLAPEAIKHRIMFENLTPLHPNQVMRLERDIKSEENLTGRILDIFAPIGKGQRGLIVASPKSGKTVMMQHIAHAITTNFPDAVMIVLLVDERPEEVTEMQRTVRGEVVASTFDEPATRHVQVAEMVIEKAKRLVELKKDVVILLDSITRLARAYNTVVPASGKVLTGGVDANALQRPKRFFGAARNVEEGGSLTIIGTALIETGSRMDEVIYEEFKGTGNSEVHLERRLAEKRVYPSINLNKSGTRREELLIKPELLQKVWVLRKFIHDMDEIQAMEFIMDKMRATKSNAEFFDMMKK; translated from the coding sequence ATGCACCTGAATGAACTAAAGGCGCAACACGTCTCCAAATTGCTGGAACTTGCCGCCTCCCTGGAAATCGAGAACGCCAACCGGCTGCGCAAGCAGGAGCTGATGTTCGCCATCATGAAGAAGCGCGCCAAGCAGGGCGAGCAGATCTTCGGCGACGGCGTGCTGGAAGTCCTGCCGGACGGCTTCGGTTTCCTGCGATCGCCGGACACCTCGTACCTGGCGAGCACCGACGACATCTATATTTCCCCCTCGCAGATCCGCCGCTTCAACCTGCATACCGGCGATTCGATCGAGGGCGAGGTGCGTACGCCCAAGGATGGCGAGCGTTATTTCGCGCTGGTGAAGGTCGATAAGGTCAACGGACTGGCGCCCGAAGCGATCAAGCATCGGATCATGTTCGAGAACCTGACGCCGCTGCATCCCAACCAGGTGATGCGGCTGGAACGGGACATCAAGAGCGAAGAAAATCTGACTGGGCGCATCCTGGATATTTTCGCGCCCATCGGCAAGGGCCAGCGCGGCCTGATCGTGGCCAGCCCCAAGTCCGGCAAGACCGTGATGATGCAGCACATCGCGCATGCCATCACGACCAACTTCCCCGACGCGGTCATGATCGTGCTGCTGGTCGACGAACGTCCGGAAGAAGTCACGGAAATGCAGCGCACGGTGCGCGGCGAAGTGGTCGCGTCGACCTTCGACGAACCGGCCACGCGGCACGTGCAGGTGGCCGAAATGGTCATCGAAAAGGCCAAGCGCCTGGTCGAGCTGAAGAAAGACGTCGTCATCCTGCTCGATTCGATCACACGCCTGGCGCGCGCCTACAACACGGTGGTGCCGGCTTCCGGCAAGGTGCTGACCGGCGGCGTGGACGCCAACGCGCTCCAGCGCCCGAAGCGCTTTTTCGGCGCGGCGCGCAACGTGGAAGAAGGCGGTTCGCTGACCATCATCGGCACGGCCCTGATCGAAACGGGCAGCCGCATGGACGAAGTCATCTACGAAGAATTCAAGGGCACCGGCAACTCCGAAGTGCACCTGGAACGCCGCCTGGCGGAAAAGCGCGTCTATCCGTCCATCAACCTGAACAAGTCGGGTACGCGGCGCGAAGAACTGCTGATCAAGCCCGAGCTGCTGCAGAAGGTGTGGGTGCTGCGCAAGTTCATCCACGACATGGACGAAATCCAGGCCATGGAATTCATCATGGACAAGATGCGCGCCACCAAGAGCAACGCCGAATTCTTCGACATGATGAAGAAGTAG
- the glnE gene encoding bifunctional [glutamate--ammonia ligase]-adenylyl-L-tyrosine phosphorylase/[glutamate--ammonia-ligase] adenylyltransferase, with amino-acid sequence MAGAPAPAASAPRPSSAPDEACFETALAWSGHLRRTLDARPDLHAWLREAGITQALTPDVLRAWRDALAGGDAAVLPVADCRAVLRRLRERVFCALMVRDLGGAADLEEVVGAMTALADLAVGEAYRSVATDLAGVHGTPIDPATGAPQEMLIMGMGKLGGQELNVSSDIDLVMLYGEEGETPGPRRLSNHEFYGRLTQRMMPVLSERDANGHVFRTDLRLRPDGDGGPLAWSLDAFEHYLVGQGREWERYAWLKARPMPARAFAGSDPEPHLRQMESVRQPFVYRKYFDFDALAALRTLRERIRLDWERRALARNGMDSALNIKLGEGGIREIEFVVQLSQLIRGGRMPALQVRGLLPALHCEREAGLIPPQDAARLEAAYRFLRRVEHALQYREDEQTHLLPAEPAQRAALAAALHMDAAAFERTLGEHRAFVEETFRNAFRLAGVGDGENGTAGDAHRTGRTAGTHGHGGSGGSGLHGAAGTHGGSPHGGGTIASHAGGKDRGAEDRDPETVLLDEIHALFSVEETGQLANRARALLGGPRLRTLPHASRQRVDILLPMALRAAARTNAPAAAAVRLFDLIEAIAQRSAYLALLAEYPDTLARVARMMAASPWAAQYLTQHPLLLDSLIDWRTLHEPLDFSAMARQLAADLDACVLPDGSPDIERQMNLMRDIQRQASFQLLAQDLEGELTVEKLADQLSALADMLLAETLRRVWPLVNKLPNAQPRFAVIAYGKLGGKELGYVSDLDLVFLYDDPRDDAVEVYGKLGRRMTSWLSTMTSSGRLYEVDLRLRPDGDAGLLAVSVEGFAEYQRKHAWVWEHQALTRARFAAGDLGVGARFEDVRKEILLQPRDAAAVRREVLAMRDKIGAGHPNKTDKFDLKHDRGGMVDVEFVTQYLVLTQAAVHPVLVANLGNIALLGIAAREGLLDADVAARAADAYRTLRRTQHQMRLQGQEKARVEASVLAAERDAVRRLWDAVLGTNEESPSGTAI; translated from the coding sequence GTGGCCGGCGCCCCCGCCCCGGCGGCGAGCGCGCCGCGCCCATCGTCCGCGCCGGACGAGGCATGCTTCGAGACGGCCCTGGCGTGGTCCGGACATCTACGGCGAACGCTGGACGCCCGCCCCGATCTGCATGCCTGGCTGCGGGAAGCGGGCATCACGCAGGCGTTGACGCCCGACGTGCTGCGCGCCTGGCGCGATGCCCTGGCCGGCGGCGATGCCGCCGTGCTGCCCGTGGCCGACTGCCGGGCCGTGCTGCGCCGCCTGCGCGAGCGCGTGTTCTGCGCCCTGATGGTGCGCGACCTGGGTGGCGCCGCCGACCTGGAGGAAGTCGTCGGCGCCATGACCGCGCTGGCCGACCTGGCGGTGGGCGAGGCGTATCGCAGCGTGGCGACCGACCTGGCCGGGGTGCATGGCACGCCCATCGATCCGGCCACGGGCGCGCCCCAGGAAATGCTCATCATGGGCATGGGCAAGCTGGGGGGCCAGGAACTGAATGTGTCTTCCGATATCGACCTGGTGATGCTCTACGGCGAGGAAGGCGAGACCCCCGGACCCCGGCGCCTGAGCAACCATGAATTCTATGGGCGGCTGACGCAGCGCATGATGCCGGTCCTTTCCGAGCGCGATGCGAATGGTCACGTGTTCCGCACCGATCTGCGCTTGCGGCCCGACGGCGACGGCGGTCCGCTGGCCTGGAGCCTGGATGCCTTCGAACACTACCTGGTGGGCCAGGGCCGCGAATGGGAACGCTATGCCTGGCTGAAGGCGCGGCCCATGCCGGCCCGCGCCTTCGCGGGCAGCGACCCGGAGCCCCATCTGCGCCAGATGGAAAGCGTGCGCCAGCCCTTCGTCTACCGCAAGTATTTCGATTTCGACGCACTGGCCGCCCTGCGCACCTTGCGCGAGCGCATCCGCCTGGATTGGGAACGGCGTGCACTGGCCCGCAACGGCATGGACAGCGCGCTGAATATCAAGCTGGGCGAAGGGGGCATCCGCGAAATCGAGTTCGTCGTGCAGCTCTCGCAGCTGATACGTGGCGGGCGCATGCCGGCCCTGCAGGTGCGCGGGCTGCTGCCGGCCCTGCATTGCGAACGCGAGGCGGGGCTGATCCCGCCGCAAGACGCGGCGCGGCTGGAAGCGGCCTATCGCTTCCTGCGGCGCGTCGAACATGCATTGCAGTACCGGGAAGATGAACAAACCCATCTGCTGCCCGCGGAACCGGCGCAGCGCGCCGCCCTGGCCGCGGCCCTGCACATGGACGCGGCCGCCTTCGAACGCACGCTGGGGGAACACCGCGCGTTCGTGGAGGAGACCTTCCGCAATGCCTTCCGCCTGGCGGGCGTGGGCGACGGCGAAAACGGCACGGCGGGCGATGCCCACCGCACGGGCAGGACCGCGGGCACGCATGGCCACGGCGGGTCCGGCGGCAGCGGCCTGCACGGCGCCGCTGGCACCCATGGCGGCAGCCCCCATGGCGGCGGCACGATCGCCAGCCATGCCGGCGGCAAGGACCGCGGCGCCGAGGACCGCGATCCGGAAACCGTGCTGCTGGACGAAATCCATGCCTTGTTCAGCGTAGAAGAGACCGGCCAGCTGGCGAACCGCGCGCGTGCCCTGCTGGGCGGTCCGCGGCTGCGCACGCTGCCGCACGCAAGCCGGCAGCGCGTCGACATCCTGCTGCCCATGGCCCTGCGCGCGGCCGCACGCACCAATGCGCCCGCGGCGGCGGCGGTACGCCTGTTCGACCTGATCGAGGCCATCGCCCAGCGCAGTGCCTACCTGGCGCTGCTGGCCGAATACCCCGACACGCTGGCGCGCGTCGCGCGCATGATGGCGGCCAGCCCTTGGGCGGCCCAATACCTGACGCAACATCCCCTCCTGCTCGACAGCCTGATCGACTGGCGCACGCTGCATGAACCGCTGGATTTCAGCGCCATGGCGCGCCAGCTGGCCGCCGACCTGGATGCCTGCGTGCTGCCGGACGGCAGCCCGGACATCGAGCGCCAGATGAACCTGATGCGGGATATCCAGCGCCAGGCCAGCTTCCAGCTGCTGGCGCAGGACCTGGAAGGCGAATTGACGGTGGAGAAGCTGGCGGACCAGTTGTCCGCGCTGGCCGACATGCTGCTGGCCGAAACGCTGCGGCGCGTATGGCCGCTGGTGAACAAGCTGCCCAACGCGCAACCCCGATTCGCCGTGATCGCGTATGGCAAGCTGGGCGGCAAGGAACTGGGCTACGTGTCGGATCTGGATCTGGTGTTCCTGTACGACGATCCACGCGACGACGCGGTCGAGGTCTACGGCAAACTGGGACGCCGCATGACTTCCTGGCTCTCGACCATGACGTCTTCCGGGCGTCTGTACGAAGTCGATTTGCGGCTGCGGCCGGACGGCGACGCCGGCCTGCTGGCGGTGTCGGTGGAAGGATTCGCCGAATACCAGCGCAAGCACGCCTGGGTATGGGAACACCAGGCGCTGACGCGGGCCCGCTTCGCCGCCGGCGATCTGGGGGTGGGTGCGCGCTTCGAGGACGTGCGCAAGGAAATCCTGCTGCAGCCGCGCGATGCCGCCGCGGTGCGCCGCGAGGTGCTGGCCATGCGCGACAAGATCGGCGCGGGCCACCCCAACAAAACGGACAAGTTCGACCTGAAGCACGACCGTGGCGGCATGGTGGACGTCGAATTCGTCACGCAGTACCTGGTGCTGACACAGGCGGCCGTGCATCCGGTGCTGGTGGCCAACCTGGGCAATATCGCGCTGCTGGGCATCGCGGCCCGCGAAGGACTGCTGGACGCCGATGTCGCCGCGCGCGCGGCCGACGCCTACCGCACCCTGCGCCGGACGCAGCACCAGATGCGGCTGCAAGGACAGGAAAAGGCGCGCGTGGAGGCCTCCGTGCTGGCCGCCGAGCGGGACGCCGTGCGCCGGCTATGGGACGCGGTTTTGGGGACGAATGAGGAAAGCCCGTCCGGCACGGCAATATAA
- the trxA gene encoding thioredoxin TrxA, giving the protein MSDQIKHVSDASFDADVLKADLPVLVDYWAEWCGPCKMIAPILEEVAKEYAGRITIAKLNVDENNETPGKYGIRGIPTLMLFKDGKAAATKVGALSKSQLTAFLDSAL; this is encoded by the coding sequence ATGAGTGACCAAATCAAGCATGTCAGCGACGCCAGCTTCGATGCCGACGTTTTGAAGGCCGACCTCCCCGTGCTGGTGGACTACTGGGCGGAATGGTGCGGTCCCTGCAAGATGATCGCGCCCATCCTGGAAGAAGTCGCCAAGGAATACGCCGGCCGCATCACCATCGCCAAGCTCAACGTCGACGAAAACAACGAGACGCCGGGCAAGTACGGTATCCGCGGCATCCCCACCCTGATGCTTTTCAAGGACGGCAAAGCGGCGGCCACCAAGGTCGGCGCCCTATCGAAATCCCAGCTCACCGCATTCCTGGACAGCGCCTTGTAA
- a CDS encoding epoxyqueuosine reductase QueH yields MSELVRPTLQLPEGRRKVLLHSCCAPCSGEVMEAMHASGIEYAIYFYNPNIHPVKEYEIRKQENIRFAEKHGIEFIDADYDMDNWFDRIKGMEDEPERGARCTACFDMRFERTALYAHEHGFDTITSSLGISRWKDMNQINGCGERAAARYPELVYWTYNWRKGGGSQRMIEISKRENFYQQEYCGCVYSLRDTNRHRRAQGRDRIHIGVKFYGREGLVNQETLEDTPAAPETR; encoded by the coding sequence ATGTCCGAACTCGTCCGCCCCACGCTGCAATTGCCCGAAGGCCGCCGCAAAGTGCTGCTGCACTCCTGCTGCGCGCCCTGTTCCGGCGAAGTCATGGAAGCCATGCACGCTTCCGGCATCGAATACGCGATCTACTTCTACAACCCCAACATCCATCCCGTCAAAGAGTACGAGATCCGCAAGCAGGAAAACATCCGCTTCGCGGAAAAGCACGGTATCGAATTCATCGATGCCGACTACGACATGGATAACTGGTTCGATCGCATCAAGGGCATGGAAGACGAGCCGGAACGCGGGGCCCGCTGCACCGCCTGCTTCGATATGCGCTTCGAGCGCACCGCCCTCTACGCGCACGAGCACGGCTTCGACACGATCACCAGTTCGCTGGGCATTTCGCGCTGGAAGGACATGAACCAGATCAACGGCTGCGGCGAACGGGCCGCGGCGCGTTATCCGGAACTGGTCTACTGGACGTACAACTGGCGCAAGGGCGGCGGCTCGCAGCGCATGATCGAAATCAGCAAGCGCGAGAACTTCTACCAGCAGGAATACTGCGGCTGCGTGTATTCGCTGCGCGACACCAACCGCCATCGCCGCGCGCAAGGCCGCGATCGCATCCATATCGGCGTGAAGTTCTACGGACGGGAAGGCCTGGTCAACCAGGAAACGCTGGAAGACACGCCGGCCGCGCCGGAAACGCGCTGA